One stretch of Chitinophaga pendula DNA includes these proteins:
- a CDS encoding tetratricopeptide repeat protein, which translates to MKKLLVSFLFCGAGFVATAQRAKVNSADEAIKSNDLDKAKADIEAALQNEKTKDDAKTWYVKGKVMEALATKNKSVPEAVAAFEAYKKALEINPKLPEAVIEMQNRMFNLYATIGNAGYANLNEQKWDSSFVNFQKAQEIAAFYNGKNLGGNIPADTSMTFYTGYAAQQAGKKEEAYTFLQKAADLQFKGEPALYVILAQAYEEKGDKDKWLKTIEEGKKLFPKDKRFNDMEMIYYSKTGKTAELLGMLEKKVQENPNDGAVVLDYAIRVDNMANPRDEKGEDMPKPANYDELMTKAENAYKKAIELNGTDATANFQLGALYFNRAVVFNKELNNMNSKEQSTPKAKELQTKVEGLMNQALPYFEKADQIFTGKAASLEPADRQTYESCLYALQKIYAIKSQNDKVEAVKKKLEGLKN; encoded by the coding sequence ATGAAAAAATTACTGGTATCTTTTCTCTTTTGCGGAGCCGGATTCGTGGCTACAGCCCAGCGCGCAAAAGTGAACAGTGCAGATGAAGCTATCAAAAGTAATGACCTGGACAAAGCAAAGGCAGATATCGAAGCGGCATTGCAGAATGAAAAAACTAAAGATGACGCTAAAACCTGGTATGTAAAGGGTAAAGTAATGGAAGCCCTCGCTACCAAAAATAAAAGCGTTCCTGAAGCAGTAGCAGCATTTGAAGCATATAAGAAAGCACTGGAAATCAATCCTAAACTGCCCGAAGCAGTGATCGAAATGCAGAATCGCATGTTCAACCTGTATGCTACCATCGGTAACGCTGGCTACGCAAACCTTAACGAACAAAAATGGGATTCTTCCTTCGTAAACTTCCAGAAAGCACAAGAAATCGCCGCTTTCTACAATGGTAAGAACCTCGGCGGTAACATCCCCGCAGATACTTCCATGACCTTCTACACCGGCTACGCCGCTCAGCAAGCTGGTAAAAAAGAAGAAGCGTATACTTTCCTCCAAAAAGCTGCCGACCTGCAGTTTAAAGGAGAACCTGCCCTCTACGTAATCCTGGCACAGGCATACGAAGAAAAAGGCGATAAAGACAAATGGCTCAAAACGATCGAAGAAGGTAAAAAACTGTTCCCCAAGGACAAACGCTTCAACGATATGGAGATGATCTATTACTCCAAAACCGGTAAAACTGCAGAACTGTTAGGTATGCTGGAAAAGAAAGTACAGGAAAATCCTAATGATGGCGCCGTTGTACTGGACTACGCTATCCGCGTAGATAACATGGCTAATCCCCGCGACGAAAAAGGCGAGGACATGCCTAAACCAGCTAACTACGATGAGCTGATGACCAAAGCTGAAAATGCTTACAAAAAAGCCATCGAACTCAATGGTACCGACGCTACCGCTAACTTCCAGCTGGGCGCACTCTACTTCAACCGCGCCGTAGTGTTCAACAAAGAACTGAACAACATGAACAGCAAAGAACAAAGCACTCCTAAAGCGAAAGAACTACAAACAAAAGTGGAAGGCCTCATGAACCAGGCACTCCCTTACTTCGAAAAAGCAGACCAGATTTTCACCGGCAAAGCTGCCAGCCTCGAACCTGCTGACAGACAGACCTACGAAAGTTGTCTGTACGCGCTGCAGAAGATCTACGCCATCAAGAGCCAAAACGATAAAGTAGAAGCGGTTAAGAAAAAACTCGAAGGCCTGAAAAACTAA
- the gyrA gene encoding DNA gyrase subunit A, protein MTEHTENQQEGRIVQINIEEQMKTAYIDYSMSVIVGRALPDVRDGLKPVHRRVLFGMNELGNNSNKPYKKSARIVGDVMGKYHPHGDSSIYDAIVRLAQPWSMRYPMVDGQGNFGSVDGDMPAAMRYTEIRLQRIAEAMLEDIDKETVDFTLNFDDTLEEPTVLPTRIPNLLLNGASGIAVGMATNIMPHNLSEVVDGAVAYIDNRELSIEDLIKYIKAPDFPTGGIIYGFEGVKQGFETGRGRVVVRGKLNVETTKAGRDKIIIYELPYQINKAVLHQKIAQLVNDKIIEGISDVRDESDREGMRLVIDLKREAIASVVVNQLYKYSELQTSYGINNVALVKGRPRVLNLKELLSEFVDFRHEVVVRRTRYELRKAEEKAHILAGYLIALDHLDEVINLIRSSKTPEEAKEGLMSRFELTEIQSKAILELRLQRLTGMERDKIREEYDEIMKLISHLKDVLADESLRMKIIKDELEEVKKKFGDERKTEIQYLASEMRIEDIIAEEDVVITISHLGYIKRTAAYDYRQQKRGGRGAIGGRTRDEDYIEHLFVASTHHTMLFFTEKGRCYWLKVYEIPDGEKQGKGRAIQNLITIPADDKIRAIIDIKDLGDKEFINNHYIVLCTKNGIIKKTLLEEFSRPRQNGVNAITINEGDQLLEAKLTNGNSEIMMAIKSGRAIRFPENTVRDTGRGAIGVRGIEVDNESDEVVGMICVNKEDESRTVLVVSEKGFGKRTNIEEYRITNRGGKGVKTINVTEKTGSLIGILDVTESNDLMITCKSGITIRMAVADIREAGRATQGVRLIKLDNTDEIAAVARLDEQEEQNQSDEGEEVTSATDIDATTPSDDIATGQDTEITDNNEPEAE, encoded by the coding sequence ATGACAGAGCATACGGAAAATCAGCAGGAAGGCAGGATTGTCCAGATCAACATTGAGGAGCAGATGAAAACGGCTTACATAGATTACTCTATGTCCGTGATCGTAGGCCGTGCATTACCGGATGTGAGAGATGGTCTCAAACCCGTACACCGACGCGTGCTGTTCGGCATGAATGAACTGGGTAACAACAGTAACAAGCCCTACAAGAAATCAGCGCGTATCGTGGGTGATGTAATGGGTAAGTACCACCCACATGGAGACTCATCTATTTATGATGCGATCGTACGTCTCGCCCAACCCTGGTCTATGAGATACCCCATGGTAGATGGACAGGGTAACTTCGGTTCCGTAGATGGTGACATGCCCGCAGCCATGCGTTACACGGAGATCCGCCTCCAACGCATCGCAGAAGCCATGCTGGAAGATATCGATAAAGAAACAGTAGACTTTACCCTCAACTTTGACGATACCCTCGAAGAACCTACCGTACTGCCCACTCGTATCCCTAACCTCCTGCTCAACGGTGCTTCCGGTATCGCAGTAGGGATGGCCACCAACATTATGCCACACAACCTCAGCGAAGTGGTGGATGGTGCCGTAGCCTATATCGATAACAGAGAGCTCTCCATAGAAGACCTCATTAAATACATCAAAGCACCCGACTTCCCCACAGGTGGTATCATCTACGGCTTCGAAGGCGTAAAACAAGGCTTTGAAACCGGCCGCGGTAGAGTAGTGGTACGCGGTAAACTCAACGTCGAAACTACCAAAGCAGGAAGAGATAAGATCATTATCTACGAACTGCCTTACCAGATCAATAAAGCCGTATTACACCAGAAAATTGCACAGCTGGTCAACGATAAGATCATCGAAGGCATCTCCGACGTACGCGATGAAAGCGACAGAGAAGGGATGCGCCTGGTAATAGATCTCAAACGGGAAGCCATCGCCAGCGTTGTTGTCAACCAGCTATATAAATACTCCGAACTGCAGACCTCTTACGGCATCAATAACGTGGCACTCGTAAAAGGCCGCCCACGTGTACTGAACCTTAAAGAACTGCTAAGCGAATTTGTAGACTTCCGCCATGAAGTAGTCGTACGCAGAACCCGCTACGAACTGCGCAAAGCCGAAGAAAAAGCACATATCCTGGCCGGTTACCTGATCGCATTGGATCACCTCGACGAAGTGATCAACCTCATACGCTCCTCCAAAACACCGGAAGAAGCCAAAGAAGGCCTGATGTCCCGCTTCGAACTCACGGAAATACAGTCCAAAGCCATCCTGGAATTACGTCTGCAAAGACTGACAGGTATGGAAAGAGACAAAATCCGCGAAGAATACGATGAGATCATGAAATTGATCAGCCACCTGAAAGATGTATTGGCTGACGAAAGCCTCCGGATGAAGATCATCAAAGACGAACTGGAAGAAGTAAAGAAAAAATTCGGTGATGAACGTAAAACCGAAATTCAATACCTGGCCAGCGAAATGCGTATCGAAGATATCATCGCAGAAGAAGATGTAGTAATTACCATCTCTCACCTGGGATATATCAAACGTACCGCTGCCTACGACTATCGCCAGCAAAAACGTGGTGGCCGCGGCGCTATTGGTGGCCGTACCAGGGATGAAGACTATATCGAACACCTGTTCGTTGCCTCTACCCACCATACCATGCTGTTCTTTACCGAAAAAGGACGCTGCTATTGGCTCAAAGTATACGAAATACCAGATGGCGAAAAACAAGGGAAAGGACGTGCCATCCAAAACCTGATCACCATCCCCGCAGATGACAAGATCAGAGCTATCATCGATATTAAAGACCTGGGTGACAAAGAATTCATCAATAACCATTATATTGTACTTTGTACCAAAAATGGTATCATCAAGAAAACCCTGTTGGAAGAATTCTCCCGCCCTCGTCAGAATGGTGTAAATGCCATCACCATCAACGAAGGAGACCAGCTCCTGGAAGCAAAATTAACTAACGGCAATAGCGAGATCATGATGGCCATCAAGAGTGGCCGCGCTATACGCTTCCCCGAAAACACAGTAAGAGATACCGGTCGCGGTGCCATCGGTGTAAGAGGGATAGAAGTAGATAACGAAAGTGATGAAGTCGTTGGTATGATTTGTGTTAACAAAGAAGATGAATCCAGGACCGTACTGGTAGTTTCTGAAAAAGGTTTCGGTAAACGTACCAATATCGAAGAATACCGTATCACCAACAGAGGCGGTAAAGGAGTGAAAACCATCAATGTTACCGAAAAAACCGGTAGCCTGATCGGTATCCTCGACGTAACAGAATCCAATGACCTGATGATCACCTGTAAGTCCGGTATCACCATCCGTATGGCCGTAGCAGATATCCGTGAAGCAGGCCGTGCCACCCAAGGCGTAAGACTGATCAAACTGGATAATACCGACGAGATCGCAGCCGTGGCCAGACTGGATGAACAGGAAGAACAAAATCAGTCAGATGAAGGAGAAGAAGTAACATCGGCAACAGATATTGACGCCACTACCCCTTCCGATGATATCGCAACCGGCCAGGATACTGAAATAACAGACAACAACGAGCCGGAGGCTGAATAA
- a CDS encoding saccharopine dehydrogenase C-terminal domain-containing protein: MRNILLFGAGKSATCLIDYLLANAPRQKWHVTIADHDLMLIKAKTGKSYYVTPAAINMEDAAARQPLVQEADLVISLLPAHLHILVAKDCLQFGKNLLTASYIDPEVKKLEKEIAAAGLLFMYEMGLDPGIDHMSAMKLIHSIEKKGGQMTSFKSYCGGLISPESNDNPWQYKISWNARNIVLAGKSGATYKEKGKVKELTYEQLFDQSKTIQIPQLGKLAYYPNRDSLSYMDVYNLHDIPTFMRATLRYPDFCEGWSTLIKLGLTEDDHKRGTDNLTYFNWASQHLNIDEHLSHEENMAQYLGVSNKSKIIRQLKYLGLLNGDVINQGEQTNANILQHVIEHKLGMAPTDKDMIVMMHEIEFERRGMATRLHSYMIVQGEDNLRTAMAKTVGLPLGIMAKMILQDKVALKGLHIPVAPDIYNPVLKELEEFDIRFEESFE, from the coding sequence ATGAGAAACATTCTATTGTTTGGTGCGGGTAAATCAGCCACCTGTCTTATTGACTACCTGTTGGCGAATGCGCCCAGGCAAAAGTGGCATGTGACGATCGCGGACCACGATCTAATGTTAATAAAAGCGAAGACGGGCAAGTCTTATTACGTTACGCCGGCGGCGATCAACATGGAAGATGCTGCAGCCCGTCAGCCCCTCGTACAGGAAGCAGATCTCGTCATCTCTCTTTTACCGGCTCACCTTCATATATTGGTTGCGAAGGACTGTCTGCAATTTGGTAAAAACCTGCTGACGGCTTCTTACATAGATCCGGAGGTTAAGAAGTTGGAAAAAGAGATAGCAGCTGCCGGGTTACTTTTTATGTATGAGATGGGATTGGATCCGGGCATTGATCACATGTCCGCCATGAAGCTCATCCATTCTATTGAGAAGAAGGGCGGGCAGATGACCTCTTTCAAGTCTTATTGCGGTGGTTTGATCTCTCCCGAAAGCAATGACAATCCCTGGCAGTACAAGATATCCTGGAATGCCCGTAATATCGTGCTGGCCGGCAAGTCCGGCGCTACTTATAAAGAGAAAGGAAAGGTGAAGGAGCTGACCTATGAGCAGCTATTCGACCAGTCCAAGACTATCCAGATCCCGCAGTTAGGTAAGCTCGCATATTACCCTAACAGGGATTCGCTTAGTTATATGGATGTGTATAATCTACATGACATCCCGACGTTCATGCGGGCCACCCTGCGTTATCCTGATTTCTGTGAGGGATGGAGCACATTGATCAAGCTGGGGCTTACGGAAGATGATCACAAGCGAGGTACAGATAACCTGACTTATTTCAACTGGGCGAGCCAGCATTTAAATATTGATGAGCACCTCAGCCATGAAGAGAATATGGCTCAGTACCTGGGGGTCAGTAATAAGTCGAAGATCATCCGGCAGCTTAAATATCTGGGATTACTGAATGGGGATGTGATCAATCAGGGGGAGCAGACCAATGCCAATATATTACAGCATGTGATCGAACATAAGCTGGGGATGGCACCGACAGACAAGGATATGATCGTGATGATGCATGAGATCGAATTTGAGCGCAGGGGAATGGCTACTCGTTTGCATAGTTATATGATCGTTCAGGGAGAAGATAATCTACGGACGGCTATGGCGAAGACGGTGGGCTTACCATTGGGGATTATGGCGAAGATGATCTTACAGGATAAGGTAGCTTTAAAGGGGTTGCATATCCCCGTTGCTCCTGATATTTACAATCCGGTATTGAAAGAGTTGGAAGAGTTCGATATACGTTTTGAAGAAAGTTTTGAATAG
- a CDS encoding Sir2 family NAD-dependent protein deacetylase, with protein MQKKKLIVLSGAGISAESGLRTFRDSDGLWEGYNVYEVASPIGWNKDPQLVLDFYNMRRRDVKAAQPNAAHIGLAQLETLYDVCIVTQNIDNLHERGGSSNVLHLHGEIFQMRSVLNEQQYYPIEGDIMLGDLAADGGQLRPHIVWFGEPVTMIEKAAVEMMTADVFVLIGTSMNVYPAAGLMDYVRPEVPKYVIDKKIPPVSHYENLIAIEKPATEGVAELCRLLGCG; from the coding sequence ATGCAAAAGAAAAAATTGATCGTACTATCCGGCGCCGGTATCAGCGCAGAAAGTGGTTTGCGGACCTTTCGTGATAGCGATGGATTATGGGAGGGATATAATGTATATGAAGTGGCTTCACCCATAGGTTGGAATAAAGATCCTCAGCTGGTACTCGATTTTTACAATATGCGCCGCCGTGATGTAAAGGCGGCGCAGCCCAATGCCGCCCATATAGGACTAGCCCAACTGGAAACCCTATACGACGTATGCATCGTTACCCAGAACATCGATAACCTGCACGAAAGGGGAGGCTCCTCTAATGTGTTACATCTGCATGGAGAAATATTCCAGATGCGGAGCGTGTTAAACGAACAACAATACTATCCCATAGAAGGAGATATCATGCTAGGCGACCTGGCAGCCGATGGCGGCCAGCTAAGACCACATATCGTTTGGTTTGGAGAACCAGTGACGATGATCGAAAAAGCTGCAGTGGAAATGATGACAGCCGATGTATTCGTGCTGATCGGTACTTCGATGAATGTATACCCTGCCGCCGGTTTAATGGACTATGTCAGACCAGAGGTGCCTAAATATGTCATCGATAAAAAGATACCACCAGTATCCCACTATGAAAATCTGATTGCAATTGAAAAGCCGGCAACGGAAGGAGTAGCTGAGCTATGCCGCCTGCTAGGTTGTGGTTGA
- a CDS encoding EVE domain-containing protein, translating into MNYWLVKSEPFKYSWEQFVKDGVTFWDGVRNYQARNNLREMKKGDEVLFYHSNEGLCVVGIAKVAKEHYQDPTTPDPNWVVVDLKPVKAIKKPVTLAEMKAEKRLANLSLIKQGRLSVCAVTSEEFNTILEMGGMKK; encoded by the coding sequence ATGAATTATTGGCTTGTAAAGTCTGAACCTTTTAAATACTCCTGGGAACAATTCGTGAAAGATGGCGTCACCTTCTGGGATGGCGTACGTAACTACCAGGCCCGGAATAACCTGAGAGAAATGAAAAAAGGTGACGAGGTGTTATTCTATCATAGTAACGAAGGTCTTTGTGTAGTAGGCATCGCTAAAGTAGCCAAAGAGCACTACCAGGACCCAACCACTCCCGACCCTAACTGGGTAGTAGTAGACCTGAAACCAGTGAAGGCGATCAAAAAACCAGTAACACTGGCAGAAATGAAAGCCGAAAAGAGATTGGCCAACCTCTCCCTCATCAAGCAGGGACGACTTTCCGTATGCGCCGTCACTTCGGAAGAATTTAATACTATCCTCGAAATGGGGGGTATGAAAAAATAA
- a CDS encoding (Fe-S)-binding protein, which translates to MNVQLFIPCFVDQLYPETGFNMVKVLEKLGCTVSYNPNQTCCGQPAFNAGYWNECRSVATKFAKDFHTFDYIVAPSGSCTGFVRNYYGKLFDNSSTHNEVKMLRKNLYEFTEFLTEILHVTDVGASLPGTATYHDACGALRECGIKDGPRQLLANVKGLELREMNDSEVCCGFGGTFAVKFEPISIGMGEQKVMNALDSGADYMISTDLSCLMHLEGYIRKHGHPIKTMHIADVLASGW; encoded by the coding sequence ATGAACGTACAGCTTTTTATACCTTGTTTTGTGGATCAACTCTATCCTGAGACAGGATTCAACATGGTAAAAGTGCTGGAGAAATTAGGTTGTACGGTCAGCTATAATCCAAATCAGACCTGCTGCGGACAACCCGCTTTTAACGCGGGCTATTGGAATGAATGCCGCTCTGTCGCTACCAAGTTCGCCAAAGATTTTCACACATTTGATTATATAGTAGCACCTAGTGGCTCCTGTACCGGCTTCGTACGAAACTACTACGGCAAATTGTTCGATAACTCATCCACCCACAACGAAGTGAAGATGCTGCGTAAGAACCTCTATGAATTCACAGAGTTTCTGACAGAGATATTGCATGTAACAGATGTAGGCGCATCCCTCCCCGGCACCGCTACCTATCATGATGCCTGCGGAGCATTACGCGAATGTGGGATAAAGGATGGCCCCCGCCAGCTACTCGCCAACGTAAAAGGCCTCGAACTGCGGGAAATGAATGACAGCGAAGTATGTTGCGGATTCGGTGGCACATTCGCCGTGAAATTCGAGCCGATCTCCATCGGTATGGGAGAACAAAAAGTGATGAATGCCCTCGATAGCGGCGCCGATTATATGATCAGCACCGACCTGTCCTGCCTCATGCACCTGGAAGGGTACATCCGTAAACATGGACATCCTATCAAAACCATGCATATCGCCGATGTACTAGCCAGCGGCTGGTAA
- the ribH gene encoding 6,7-dimethyl-8-ribityllumazine synthase, producing the protein MSINNESLLNDAGILNLEDASVVMVYTEWNDEVTGELIAGCERALTKYNVSKTTKLQVPGAFELPFACKQYWERTQGTGTQPGAIIAFGCVIRGETPHFDYVCKAVTEGILQLNLQLPIPVIFGVLTVDNMQQAQERLGGAHGHKGEEAAVTALKMIGMMRQLNR; encoded by the coding sequence ATGTCAATTAATAACGAAAGTTTATTAAACGATGCTGGCATTCTCAATCTGGAGGATGCCAGTGTTGTTATGGTGTATACCGAATGGAATGATGAGGTAACAGGAGAATTGATAGCCGGCTGCGAACGCGCATTGACTAAATACAACGTATCCAAAACCACCAAACTACAGGTACCCGGCGCATTTGAGCTGCCATTTGCCTGTAAACAATACTGGGAAAGAACACAGGGGACAGGCACACAACCTGGCGCTATTATTGCATTCGGATGTGTCATCCGCGGAGAAACACCGCATTTTGACTATGTGTGTAAAGCCGTGACCGAGGGTATCCTGCAATTGAACCTTCAGTTACCCATCCCTGTTATATTCGGTGTACTGACGGTAGATAACATGCAACAGGCACAGGAAAGACTGGGTGGCGCACATGGACATAAAGGAGAAGAGGCAGCAGTAACTGCACTCAAAATGATCGGTATGATGAGACAACTCAACCGGTAA
- a CDS encoding tetratricopeptide repeat protein yields MAEIKNKATNAPASSQDFDLEGSMHKAEDFYVKNKNTINIALLAVVLVVGGFFAYNRFVKAPNEKKAQEMIFHAQNYLAVDSFKLALNGDGNNYGFLQVADKFGGTKAGNVAKLSAGICYVKLGDFQKGIDMLKSFSASDKLLQPTAWGLIGDAYMELGKTNEGIDFYKKAGHYNDNELTSPVYLFRAGMALEKAGKPEDAVAIYKEIKEKYPQTNEGREMDKYLSRLGVVKN; encoded by the coding sequence ATGGCAGAAATTAAAAATAAAGCCACTAACGCACCTGCTAGCAGCCAGGACTTCGATCTGGAAGGCTCCATGCATAAAGCAGAAGATTTCTACGTAAAGAATAAGAACACCATCAACATCGCCCTGCTCGCAGTAGTACTGGTAGTGGGTGGTTTCTTCGCCTACAACCGGTTTGTTAAAGCCCCCAACGAGAAAAAAGCACAGGAAATGATCTTCCACGCACAGAACTATCTGGCAGTGGATTCCTTTAAACTGGCCCTCAACGGAGATGGTAACAACTACGGTTTCCTACAGGTAGCCGACAAATTCGGTGGCACCAAAGCCGGTAACGTCGCCAAACTGAGCGCCGGTATCTGTTACGTGAAATTGGGAGATTTCCAGAAAGGCATCGATATGCTGAAATCCTTCAGCGCTAGCGATAAGCTGTTACAGCCGACCGCATGGGGATTGATCGGTGATGCATATATGGAACTGGGCAAAACAAATGAAGGTATTGACTTTTACAAAAAAGCAGGTCACTATAATGATAACGAACTGACCTCTCCCGTATACCTCTTCCGTGCTGGTATGGCATTGGAAAAAGCTGGTAAACCCGAAGATGCAGTAGCTATCTACAAAGAGATCAAAGAAAAATATCCCCAGACAAACGAAGGCAGGGAAATGGATAAATACCTGTCCCGCCTGGGTGTAGTGAAGAATTAA
- the pdhA gene encoding pyruvate dehydrogenase (acetyl-transferring) E1 component subunit alpha yields MATKTEVKTKFTKETYLYWYELMLLLRRFEEKAGQLYGMQKIRGFCHLYIGQEAIAAGAMTATKPGDKFITAYRDHALAIAKGMSPNECMAELYGKATGCSKGKGGSMHFFSKEHNFFGGHGIVGAQIGTGAGLAFAEQYQGTDNVVLCFFGDGAARQGILHETFNMAMLWKLPVIFICENNRYAMGTSVERTSNVLDIYKLADAYDMPSDSIDGMSCEAVAEGLERAVKRGREGNGPTLVEIKTYRYRGHSMSDPAKYRTKEEVEEYKEQDPINVVLKTIQKNKWATEEEIEAINEKVKKEVEDCVQFAEESPWPSDDELLKDVYIQEDYPFIVD; encoded by the coding sequence GTGGCTACAAAAACAGAAGTGAAGACGAAGTTCACCAAAGAAACGTACTTGTACTGGTATGAATTGATGCTCTTGCTGCGCCGTTTTGAAGAGAAAGCGGGCCAATTGTATGGTATGCAGAAGATCCGCGGTTTTTGCCACTTGTACATCGGACAGGAAGCAATAGCGGCAGGCGCAATGACAGCTACAAAACCCGGAGATAAGTTCATCACCGCTTACAGGGATCACGCACTGGCGATCGCCAAAGGCATGTCTCCTAACGAGTGTATGGCGGAATTGTATGGTAAAGCGACTGGCTGCTCTAAAGGTAAAGGTGGTTCCATGCACTTTTTCTCTAAAGAACACAATTTCTTCGGCGGTCATGGTATCGTAGGTGCGCAGATCGGTACTGGTGCAGGTCTTGCTTTCGCAGAACAATACCAGGGCACTGACAATGTGGTACTCTGTTTCTTCGGAGATGGCGCTGCCCGTCAGGGTATCCTCCACGAGACCTTTAACATGGCCATGCTGTGGAAACTTCCCGTGATCTTTATTTGTGAGAACAACAGATACGCCATGGGTACCTCGGTAGAGCGTACATCTAACGTATTGGATATCTATAAGTTAGCGGATGCTTACGACATGCCCAGCGATTCTATCGATGGTATGAGCTGCGAAGCAGTGGCCGAAGGCCTGGAAAGAGCCGTAAAACGTGGCAGAGAAGGGAACGGTCCTACCCTCGTAGAGATCAAAACCTACCGCTATCGTGGCCACTCGATGAGTGACCCCGCTAAATACCGTACTAAAGAAGAGGTAGAAGAATATAAAGAACAAGATCCGATTAACGTAGTGCTGAAGACCATTCAGAAGAACAAATGGGCGACAGAAGAAGAGATCGAAGCCATCAACGAAAAAGTGAAGAAAGAAGTGGAAGACTGTGTTCAGTTTGCTGAAGAGTCCCCTTGGCCTTCCGATGATGAACTGCTGAAAGATGTTTATATCCAGGAAGATTATCCGTTCATTGTAGACTAA
- the recF gene encoding DNA replication/repair protein RecF (All proteins in this family for which functions are known are DNA-binding proteins that assist the filamentation of RecA onto DNA for the initiation of recombination or recombinational repair.), which yields MLTVRHISLVQFKNYTQSHFRFHKRIIGITGRNGSGKTNLLDAIYYLCFTRSYFNSVESQNTQYDSNGFRIEGLLDKEGQAGKIICTVKDGKKDISLNDESYDRFSRHIGQYPAVMIAPDDAEIILGGSEERRKWLDTLLSQLYPGYLDHLIQYQKILQQRNSLLKSAATQSGSLDSLLEVFDEQLVQHGTPIFECRRAFLLDFINQVQSRYDFLAGKHEVVNIRYVCSLLEQDLATQLRVNRPKDLLLQRTSAGIHRDDLLFLLDDHPMKTNASQGQRKSFLFALKLAQFEVLKNFKQFPPLLLLDDIFEKLDQERVIRLIQLVSSDAYGQVFITDTHAERVQAAFAHDPACLQLIEMEG from the coding sequence TTGCTGACAGTACGACATATATCACTGGTACAATTTAAAAATTATACACAAAGCCATTTCCGCTTTCATAAAAGGATTATAGGCATCACCGGCCGCAATGGCTCCGGCAAGACCAACCTGCTGGATGCCATCTATTACCTGTGCTTTACCCGCAGCTATTTCAACAGTGTAGAGAGCCAGAACACCCAATATGACAGCAATGGTTTCCGGATAGAAGGGCTGCTGGACAAAGAAGGACAAGCAGGAAAGATCATCTGTACCGTCAAAGATGGGAAAAAAGATATCTCCCTGAATGACGAGAGCTATGACCGTTTTTCCCGGCATATCGGGCAATATCCTGCCGTGATGATCGCCCCGGATGATGCCGAGATCATCCTCGGTGGCAGCGAAGAACGCCGTAAATGGCTCGATACCCTCCTGTCACAGTTATATCCCGGCTACCTGGATCACCTCATCCAATACCAAAAGATACTACAACAAAGGAACAGCCTGCTGAAGTCTGCCGCTACCCAATCCGGCAGCCTGGACAGTCTGCTGGAGGTATTCGACGAGCAGCTGGTACAACATGGCACCCCTATCTTCGAATGCCGGCGCGCTTTCCTACTGGATTTCATCAACCAGGTGCAATCCCGCTACGACTTCCTCGCTGGTAAACATGAAGTAGTCAACATCCGCTATGTATGCTCCTTACTGGAGCAAGACCTGGCTACCCAGCTGCGGGTCAACCGTCCGAAAGACCTGCTCTTGCAACGTACCAGCGCCGGTATCCATCGCGATGACCTACTATTCCTGCTGGATGACCATCCCATGAAAACCAACGCCTCCCAGGGTCAGCGTAAAAGCTTTCTCTTTGCCCTCAAACTGGCCCAGTTTGAAGTACTCAAAAACTTTAAACAATTCCCTCCGCTCCTGCTACTGGACGATATCTTCGAAAAACTGGATCAGGAAAGGGTCATACGGCTGATACAGCTGGTGAGCAGCGATGCCTACGGGCAGGTGTTCATCACCGATACCCATGCAGAGCGGGTACAGGCGGCTTTTGCTCATGATCCGGCATGTTTACAGTTGATTGAAATGGAGGGGTGA